A section of the Clostridium felsineum DSM 794 genome encodes:
- a CDS encoding AAC(3) family N-acetyltransferase, protein MNFLYEFENKKISNYDFKEALFNLGVKEGDIVFLHSDITVFGKLILSNRKEFFNSIISSVKEVVGENGTIIMPSFSYSFCKGEIFDVQKTKGTVGALNEFFRKSDDTVRTVQPIFSCSIWGKGKNEFREVSLDSFGKDSIFDKLFKSRGKLLFLGADFHACTYLHYIEQSFKIPYRYLKVFKGTIKNGEKDYLAECKFYVRYLDKNVILETERLKNHLLGKNIMKQTKIGAGSILLIGSKDLYNEVFELLKKDIFYLLKEPVKI, encoded by the coding sequence ATGAATTTTCTTTATGAATTTGAGAATAAAAAGATAAGCAATTATGATTTTAAAGAAGCTCTTTTTAATTTAGGAGTTAAAGAAGGAGATATTGTATTTCTTCATAGCGACATAACCGTATTTGGAAAGCTTATATTATCCAATAGAAAAGAATTTTTTAATAGTATTATCTCCTCTGTAAAAGAAGTAGTTGGAGAAAATGGAACTATTATAATGCCAAGCTTTTCTTATAGTTTTTGTAAAGGAGAAATTTTTGATGTACAAAAGACTAAGGGAACAGTTGGAGCATTAAATGAGTTCTTTAGAAAAAGTGATGATACGGTAAGAACAGTTCAGCCTATATTTTCTTGTTCTATATGGGGAAAGGGTAAAAATGAATTTAGGGAGGTTTCTCTTGATTCCTTTGGTAAAGATTCAATATTTGATAAGCTTTTTAAAAGTAGAGGGAAACTTTTGTTTCTAGGTGCAGATTTCCATGCATGCACGTATCTTCATTATATAGAACAAAGTTTTAAAATTCCATACAGATACTTAAAAGTTTTTAAGGGAACAATAAAGAACGGAGAAAAAGATTACTTAGCAGAGTGTAAATTTTATGTTAGGTATTTAGATAAAAATGTAATTCTTGAAACAGAAAGATTAAAAAATCATCTTTTGGGAAAAAATATTATGAAACAAACTAAAATTGGAGCGGGAAGCATTTTACTTATAGGTTCAAAAGATCTTTATAATGAAGTATTTGAACTGCTAAAAAAAGACATATTTTATTTGTTAAAGGAACCAGTGAAGATATAG
- a CDS encoding motility associated factor glycosyltransferase family protein, with the protein MNEITKNSIEKSKENHFEINYVIEKSKDNRSVLKIFKDGKSIYMGSKYNSSRDIVDISNKILEKNKSIVIIFGLGSGEYIKDILQSYKEIRKIIVIEPELNTIKAFMFTEYFKEIVEDRRVYLCLLLKDEFFVNLSSMLKENEVGEINYIVFHNYNRVYNDELKYCTEVLQHYIDIALSNSGTNNKFSKLWFKCYVKNLRYIVKSTPVYYFDNLFRSLPAVIVSAGPSLEKNLSYLKTYQNKCVIISGGRTLKSLLETGIVPDFLCIIDPADIAYDQVKSYDYSRIPLVYFEKTNWKVVQNHKGNKIINSYDENLKRLLKTDVGALDHGGSVAHNCLGLAVKLGCNPIMMIGQDFAYTDDKAHADIASSKGEIGNLNDIEDNIYVKDVFGGKVRTDALLNMYRKTMEEMIKIYNDRKYINCTEGGAYIEGATVEEFEKSLYNHCKVDLNKNISSVFSKNNKIKVNNVIKELKNTLLEGERIIEDINNSTIEDGKYEKIVNYIEKHFLLNHMSEALDKNNLDSSKLCNELIENLKLIKETMEYIKGPGVE; encoded by the coding sequence ATGAATGAAATTACAAAAAATTCTATAGAAAAATCTAAAGAAAATCATTTTGAAATTAACTATGTTATTGAGAAGAGCAAGGATAATAGAAGTGTATTAAAAATCTTTAAGGATGGGAAAAGCATATATATGGGGAGTAAATATAATTCTTCCAGGGACATAGTAGATATATCAAATAAAATATTAGAGAAGAATAAAAGTATAGTAATTATCTTTGGACTTGGTTCGGGAGAGTATATAAAAGATATTCTACAGAGTTATAAAGAAATAAGGAAAATTATAGTGATTGAACCAGAGTTAAATACAATAAAGGCGTTTATGTTTACAGAATACTTTAAAGAAATAGTAGAGGATAGAAGGGTTTATTTATGTCTTTTATTGAAAGATGAGTTCTTTGTTAACCTGTCCAGTATGTTAAAGGAAAACGAGGTAGGTGAAATAAATTACATAGTATTTCATAATTACAATAGAGTATATAATGATGAACTTAAATATTGTACTGAAGTTCTTCAACATTACATAGATATAGCTTTAAGTAATAGTGGTACAAATAATAAATTTTCAAAATTATGGTTTAAGTGTTATGTAAAAAATTTAAGATATATAGTAAAAAGTACTCCTGTATATTATTTCGATAATTTATTCAGAAGTTTACCAGCGGTTATTGTATCTGCAGGTCCATCTCTTGAAAAGAATCTATCTTATTTAAAGACTTATCAGAATAAATGCGTAATAATTTCTGGAGGAAGAACCTTAAAGTCACTTTTGGAGACAGGAATAGTACCAGACTTTTTGTGTATTATAGATCCAGCAGATATTGCATACGATCAAGTTAAATCTTATGACTATAGTAGAATACCGCTTGTATATTTTGAAAAAACCAATTGGAAGGTAGTCCAAAATCATAAAGGAAACAAGATAATAAATTCTTATGATGAAAACTTAAAGAGATTACTTAAAACAGATGTAGGAGCACTTGATCATGGTGGTTCAGTTGCACATAATTGTTTAGGTCTTGCTGTTAAATTAGGCTGTAATCCTATAATGATGATAGGACAGGACTTTGCCTATACAGATGATAAAGCCCATGCTGATATTGCTAGTTCAAAAGGTGAAATAGGAAATTTAAATGATATAGAAGATAATATTTATGTTAAAGACGTATTTGGGGGGAAGGTTAGAACTGATGCACTTTTAAATATGTATAGAAAAACTATGGAGGAAATGATAAAAATTTATAATGATAGAAAGTACATAAATTGTACAGAAGGTGGAGCATACATAGAAGGTGCAACAGTGGAGGAATTTGAAAAATCTCTTTATAACCACTGTAAGGTGGATTTGAATAAGAATATTTCTAGTGTTTTTTCAAAAAATAATAAAATAAAAGTAAATAATGTAATAAAAGAATTAAAGAATACGCTTTTAGAAGGCGAAAGAATAATTGAAGATATAAACAATTCTACTATAGAAGATGGAAAGTATGAAAAAATAGTTAATTATATTGAAAAGCATTTTCTTTTGAATCATATGAGTGAAGCTTTAGATAAAAATAATTTAGATAGTAGTAAATTATGTAATGAATTGATAGAAAACTTAAAGCTTATAAAAGAAACTATGGAATATATAAAAGGACCAGGAGTGGAATAA
- a CDS encoding UDP-N-acetylglucosamine 4,6-dehydratase family protein, protein MGYFTGKNILIIGGTGTIGHGLINELLRENPKVIRIFSRDEYKQFLMQDEFRGILDRFRFLIGDVRDYDRVERAMNGIDIVFNLAAMKHVPACEYNPGEAIKTNITGMQNVIKAATYYNVECVVFTSSDKAINPTNSYGATKLLAEKLVQAANYSKGNARTKFVAVRFGNVMGSRGSVIPLFKKQIEDNLTITVTDPNMSRFMMTLNQAVRLIMTAAEESIGGEVFILKMPVIKLIDLAKVVIEETSRKLDRSPERIKVKEIGLRAGERCYEELMTQEESVNAYDMGHSYAVIPSSFYMGDYTARYNKYKKAEIGSYNSSNIEPITLDEVRKLLKNCGLI, encoded by the coding sequence ATGGGTTACTTTACAGGGAAAAACATATTGATAATTGGTGGAACAGGTACTATAGGTCATGGACTTATTAATGAGCTTTTAAGAGAAAATCCAAAAGTAATAAGGATATTTAGTAGGGACGAATATAAGCAGTTTTTAATGCAGGATGAATTTAGAGGGATTTTAGATAGATTTAGATTTTTAATAGGTGATGTTAGGGATTATGATAGGGTAGAGAGAGCAATGAATGGAATAGATATTGTGTTTAATCTTGCTGCTATGAAGCATGTGCCAGCATGTGAATACAATCCAGGGGAAGCCATAAAAACTAATATAACAGGTATGCAAAATGTTATAAAGGCAGCTACATATTATAATGTGGAATGTGTTGTTTTTACAAGTTCGGATAAGGCAATAAATCCCACTAATTCATATGGTGCAACAAAGCTTCTTGCTGAAAAATTAGTACAGGCGGCTAATTATAGTAAAGGAAATGCAAGAACAAAATTTGTAGCAGTTAGATTTGGTAATGTAATGGGTTCACGTGGTTCAGTAATACCGCTATTTAAAAAGCAAATTGAGGATAATTTAACTATAACTGTAACAGATCCTAATATGAGCAGATTCATGATGACTTTAAATCAAGCAGTGAGACTTATAATGACGGCGGCAGAGGAGTCTATTGGTGGAGAAGTGTTTATACTTAAAATGCCAGTTATAAAGCTTATTGATCTTGCGAAGGTTGTAATTGAGGAAACCTCTAGAAAACTAGATAGAAGCCCTGAAAGGATAAAAGTGAAAGAAATAGGCTTAAGGGCAGGTGAAAGGTGTTATGAAGAGCTTATGACACAAGAGGAATCTGTTAATGCCTATGATATGGGACACTCTTATGCTGTAATTCCATCAAGCTTCTATATGGGAGATTATACAGCTAGATATAATAAGTATAAAAAAGCAGAGATTGGAAGCTATAATTCATCTAATATAGAACCAATAACTTTAGATGAGGTAAGAAAGCTTTTGAAAAACTGTGGACTTATTTAG
- a CDS encoding acyl carrier protein, with protein MDKLKLIFAEVLDIEPDKVEDGLERDVIDEWDSFSHLMLINEIENRLQIKFTMDQVESIRTFKDLKNVVSQKC; from the coding sequence ATGGATAAATTAAAATTAATATTTGCAGAAGTATTAGATATAGAGCCTGATAAAGTAGAGGATGGTTTAGAGAGAGATGTAATAGATGAATGGGATTCTTTTAGTCATTTAATGCTTATAAATGAAATTGAAAATAGACTCCAAATAAAATTTACCATGGATCAAGTTGAAAGTATTAGAACTTTTAAAGATCTTAAAAATGTTGTAAGCCAAAAATGTTAG
- a CDS encoding DUF4910 domain-containing protein, with the protein MEEINEFIKNSNEVGKKIFAFIEELFPICRSITGNGVRETMGMIKNHIPLELHEVKSGTKVFDWTIPKEWNIKDAYIKNSKGERVVDFKENNLHVMNYSVPVHKSMTLEELKPYLHTIKDHKDRIPYLTSYYSENWGFCMSENKFEELIEDKYEVVIDSSLEDGSLTYGEYYIKGELEDEILFSTYTCHPSMCNDNLSGVALITFIAEALSKIKTRYSYRFLFAPETIGSITWLSRNEDKLKNIKMGLVATCVGDGGMKNYKRTKFHDAEIDRIVEKVLMHCNDKYFIADFFPWGSDERQFASPGINLPVGSLMRSCYGFNGYHTSADNLSYMSIEGLSDSYKTYLEVIYTIENNKTYLNLNPKCEPQLGKRGVYRMIGGGSDYPFDEFAMFWVLNMSDGKHSLLDIAYKSNMDFKRIKYAADTLYKVGLLKMV; encoded by the coding sequence ATGGAAGAGATAAATGAGTTTATCAAAAATAGCAATGAAGTTGGAAAAAAAATATTTGCATTTATAGAAGAACTTTTTCCAATATGTAGAAGTATAACTGGAAATGGTGTAAGAGAAACTATGGGTATGATAAAAAATCATATACCATTAGAACTACATGAAGTGAAGTCTGGAACTAAAGTATTTGATTGGACTATACCTAAAGAGTGGAATATAAAAGATGCATATATCAAAAATTCTAAGGGCGAAAGAGTAGTAGACTTTAAAGAAAATAATCTTCATGTTATGAACTATAGTGTTCCAGTTCATAAAAGCATGACATTAGAAGAGCTTAAGCCGTATTTGCACACTATTAAAGATCATAAAGACAGAATACCCTATCTAACCTCATATTACAGTGAAAATTGGGGATTTTGCATGTCAGAAAATAAATTTGAGGAACTCATAGAGGATAAATATGAGGTAGTAATAGATTCATCTCTTGAAGATGGCAGCCTTACATATGGCGAATATTATATAAAAGGTGAACTTGAGGATGAAATATTATTTTCCACATATACATGTCATCCATCTATGTGTAATGATAATTTGAGCGGTGTGGCATTAATTACTTTTATAGCTGAAGCTCTTAGCAAAATAAAAACTAGATATTCTTATAGATTTTTATTTGCACCTGAAACTATTGGGTCTATAACTTGGCTTAGTAGAAATGAAGATAAACTAAAAAATATAAAAATGGGATTGGTTGCTACTTGTGTTGGCGATGGAGGAATGAAAAATTATAAAAGAACGAAATTTCATGATGCCGAAATAGATAGAATAGTAGAAAAAGTTTTAATGCATTGTAATGATAAATATTTTATAGCAGATTTTTTCCCTTGGGGTAGTGATGAAAGGCAATTTGCATCACCTGGAATAAATTTGCCAGTCGGTTCACTAATGAGATCATGTTATGGGTTTAATGGTTATCATACATCAGCAGATAATCTGTCTTATATGAGCATAGAAGGACTTTCCGATTCATATAAGACATATCTTGAAGTAATTTATACTATTGAAAATAATAAAACTTATTTAAACTTGAATCCAAAATGTGAGCCACAGCTTGGTAAAAGAGGAGTTTACAGAATGATTGGAGGAGGGAGTGATTATCCTTTCGATGAATTTGCAATGTTTTGGGTATTAAACATGAGTGATGGTAAGCACTCGCTTTTAGACATAGCTTACAAATCAAATATGGATTTTAAAAGGATAAAATATGCAGCAGATACACTTTATAAGGTAGGACTTCTTAAAATGGTATAA